Proteins found in one Zea mays cultivar B73 chromosome 1, Zm-B73-REFERENCE-NAM-5.0, whole genome shotgun sequence genomic segment:
- the LOC100381809 gene encoding Pyridoxine/pyridoxamine 5'-phosphate oxidase 1, chloroplastic: protein MLAAVASRTRNKSATTVLSLAMPFLLSAASASTTTNPHPLSPFPRSQNNSRVHRLQLPARRLPSFPAVAPGASFAPLPQRLGMASLAASAAAAAEVTHLTQRDAAEIDEQLMGPLGFSVDQLMELAGLSVAAALAEVYKLNEHARVLVICGPGNNGGDGLVAARHLYHFGYRPSICYPKRTPKPLYSGLVTQLESLSIPFIPVEDLPNELPREFDVIVDAMFGFSFHGTPRPPFDHLIQMLVSLSDIQNPDKRPAIVSIDIPSGWHVEEGDVDGGIKPDMLVSLTAPKLCAKKFTGPHHFLGGRFVPPPILNKYGLQLPPYPGTSMCVRIGKAPSVEISSLRENYISPELLESQVMSDPFDQFLKWFDEAVTAGLREPNAMALTTANKEGKPSSRMVLLKGVDKQGFVWYTNYGSRKAHDLCENPNAALLFYWNEMNRQVRVEGSVEKVPEAESDKYFHSRPRGSQLGAIVSKQSTVIAGREVLQQDYKKLEQKYSDGSLIPKPEYWGGYKLTPTLFEFWQGQQSRLHDRLQYSQREVDGSTVWHIERLSP, encoded by the exons ATGCTGGCCGCCGTCGCGTCCAGAACCCGCAACAAATCGGCCACCACCGTCCTCTCCCTTGCTATGCCattcctcctctccgccgccagcgcCAGCACCACCACCAACCCTCATCCTCTCTCCCCGTTCCCTCGCAGCCAGAACAATAGCCGCGTCCACCGCCTGCAACTTCCGGCACGCCGCCTCCCCAGCTTCCCCGCGGTTGCTCCGGGCGCTTCCTTTGCTCCCCTCCCGCAGAGGCTAGGCATGGCGTCGCTGGCGGCGTCAGCGGCCGCCGCGGCGGAGGTGACGCACCTCACGCAGCGCGACGCGGCGGAGATCGACGAGCAGCTCATGGGCCCGCTCGGGTTCAGCGTCGACCAGCTCATG GAACTTGCTGGATTGAGCGTTGCGGCAGCCCTTGCGGAG GTTTACAAGTTGAATGAACATGCAAGGGTACTTGTTATCTGTGGCCCAGGAAATAATGGTGGTGATGGTCTGGTAGCTGCTCGTCATCTTTATCACTTTGGATATAGGCCATCTATTTGCTACCCAAAACGCACACCCAAACCTCTATATTCTGGTCTCGTTACTCAG CTTGAATCACTGTCGATCCCATTCATACCTGTCGAAGACCTACCTAACGAATTACCACGGGAGTTTGATGTTATTGTTGATGCAATGTTTGGTTTCTCATTTCATG GAACACCCAGACCACCCTTTGATCATCTTATCCAAATGCTTGTTTCATTGAGTGATATTCAAAATCCAGATAAGCGCCCAGCAATTGTTTCTATTGATATCCCTTCTGGATGGCATGTTGAAGAGGGAGATGTCGATGGAGGCATTAAACCTGATATGCTG GTGTCATTGACTGCACCTAAGCTCTGTGCAAAAAAGTTCACTGGCCCACACCATTTTCTTGGGGGAAGGTTTGTCCCCCCACCTATTTTAAACAAATACGGACTTCAGCTTCCTCCTTACCCTGGCACATCAATGTGTGTGAGAATTGGAAAAGCTCCATCTGTTGAAATTTCATCTCTCAGGGAGAACTATATTTCCCCTGAACTTCTTGAGAGTCAAGTGATGTCTGATCCATTTGATCAG TTCCTTAAATGGTTTGATGAAGCAGTAACAGCCGGTCTGCGTGAGCCCAATGCAATGGCTTTGACAACTGCCAACAAGGAAGGAAAACC TTCTTCGAGGATGGTTCTTTTAAAGGGAGTTGATAAACAGGGATTTGTTTG GTATACAAATTATGGTAGCCGGAAGGCGCATGACTTGTGTGAAAACCCTAACGCAGCACTCCTTTTCTACTGGAATGAGATGAACCGTCAG GTAAGAGTTGAAGGGTCAGTTGAGAAGGTTCCAGAAGCTGAATCAGATAAATATTTCCACAGCCGCCCACGTGGAAGTCAGCTTGGTGCCATAGTCAGCAAGCAG AGTACTGTAATTGCTGGAAGAGAAGTTCTTCAACAGGATTACAAGAAATTGGAACAAAAATATTCTGATGG GAGCTTGATTCCAAAACCTGAATATTGGGGTGGCTACAAATTGACACCGACACTTTTTGAGTTCTGGCAAGGACAACAGTCTCGACTGCATGACCG GTTACAATACTCGCAGAGAGAAGTAGATGGGAGCACAGTGTGGCACATCGAGAGGTTGTCCCCTTGA